One Kineosporia sp. NBRC 101731 DNA segment encodes these proteins:
- the cobM gene encoding precorrin-4 C(11)-methyltransferase, protein MTVHFIGAGPGAADLLTVRGLRILQKSPVCLYAGSLVPVELLNECPPGARLIDTANLDLDQIVAELHQAHRRGDDVARLHSGDPSVFSAVAEQMRRLDELGVPYEIVPGVPAFAAAAAALKREFTVPGVGQSVILTRISRRATAMPAGQDLASLAASRSTLVLHLAVQEIDDVVTTLVPFYGPEGPVAVVAKASRDDEEILRGTLATIAAQVHEAGIRRTAVIVVGPVLTASEFPDSHLYSTERCRH, encoded by the coding sequence ATGACAGTTCATTTCATCGGAGCCGGGCCGGGAGCCGCCGATCTGCTGACCGTTCGCGGGCTGCGGATCCTGCAGAAGAGCCCGGTCTGCCTCTACGCCGGATCACTGGTACCGGTCGAGTTGCTGAACGAATGCCCTCCCGGGGCCCGGCTGATCGACACGGCGAACCTCGACCTCGACCAGATCGTCGCCGAACTGCATCAGGCCCACCGGCGGGGGGACGACGTGGCCCGGCTGCACTCCGGCGACCCGTCGGTGTTCAGTGCGGTGGCCGAGCAGATGCGACGCCTCGACGAGCTGGGAGTTCCGTACGAGATCGTGCCCGGCGTACCCGCTTTCGCCGCCGCAGCCGCTGCTTTGAAGCGCGAGTTCACGGTGCCCGGGGTGGGACAGTCGGTCATTCTCACCCGGATCTCCCGCCGCGCCACCGCGATGCCGGCGGGCCAGGACCTGGCGTCGCTGGCGGCCAGCCGATCCACCCTGGTGCTGCACCTGGCCGTCCAGGAGATCGACGACGTGGTGACCACCCTCGTGCCGTTCTACGGCCCCGAGGGTCCGGTCGCGGTGGTCGCCAAGGCCAGCCGTGACGACGAGGAGATCCTGCGCGGCACCCTGGCCACCATCGCCGCCCAGGTGCACGAGGCCGGGATCCGGCGCACGGCGGTCATTGTCGTCGGGCCGGTGCTGACCGCGAGCGAATTTCCCGACAGCCATCTCTACTCGACCGAAAGGTGCCGGCACTGA
- the cobF gene encoding precorrin-6A synthase (deacetylating) — MRKVLIIGVGAGDPDYVTVQAVKALNTVDVFFLIDKGSAKDDLVQLRRDICGQHITGHPYRFVQAADPERDRAADAYGDAVKDWHHRRAEIFERMIADELTDDGVGAILVWGDPSLYDGTIRIVEELLDRGNVAFEYDVIPGVSSLHSLTARHRIPLNRIGEPIHITPGRLLADGMPAGQDNVVVMLDGDCAFRHVNDPDVDIYWGAYLGTKDEILFSGPVVEVGPQIEKARAQARERKGWVMDTYLLRRRRA; from the coding sequence ATGCGGAAAGTACTGATCATCGGGGTGGGTGCCGGTGACCCGGACTACGTCACCGTGCAGGCGGTCAAGGCTCTGAACACCGTGGACGTCTTCTTCCTCATCGACAAGGGCAGCGCCAAGGACGATCTGGTGCAGCTGCGCCGGGACATCTGCGGGCAGCACATCACCGGGCACCCGTACCGGTTCGTGCAGGCCGCCGACCCGGAGCGGGACCGCGCGGCCGACGCCTACGGTGATGCGGTGAAGGACTGGCACCACCGCCGGGCCGAGATCTTCGAGCGGATGATCGCGGACGAGCTCACGGACGACGGGGTGGGCGCCATCCTGGTCTGGGGCGACCCCTCGCTGTACGACGGCACGATCCGCATCGTCGAGGAGCTGCTCGACCGCGGCAACGTGGCCTTCGAGTACGACGTGATCCCGGGGGTGAGCAGCCTGCACTCCCTCACGGCGCGGCACCGGATCCCACTCAACCGCATCGGTGAGCCCATCCACATCACGCCCGGCCGGCTGCTGGCCGACGGTATGCCCGCCGGCCAGGACAACGTGGTGGTGATGCTCGACGGCGACTGCGCCTTCCGGCACGTGAACGATCCGGACGTGGATATCTACTGGGGCGCCTACCTCGGGACGAAGGACGAGATCCTCTTCAGCGGGCCGGTGGTGGAGGTCGGGCCGCAGATCGAGAAGGCCCGGGCGCAGGCCCGTGAACGCAAGGGCTGGGTGATGGACACCTACCTGCTGCGCCGTCGCCGGGCGTGA